A region from the Medicago truncatula cultivar Jemalong A17 chromosome 6, MtrunA17r5.0-ANR, whole genome shotgun sequence genome encodes:
- the LOC25495409 gene encoding polygalacturonase QRT3: MKTTMARISPLWLMLLIMPCFFVTYAYKVKLPLRTISGGTHHDAMLQLTAFKVSFAEHNSIASPPSSFSPSPSPSPMPSQDLKKSHEYLVTLYGADPTGNSDSTDALLAAIADAAKGPSKGFLMNGIIDLGGAQINLQGGNYLISKPLHFPMAGVGNLMIHGGTIKASNNFPSNKNLIDLSNFGSTSPSYNYEYITLKDLFLDSNFKGGGISITNSLRINIDNCYITHFITNGILVQSGHETYIRNTFIGQHITAGGDKNERKFSGIGISLQGNDNAITDVVIFSANIGIMITGQANTISGVHCYNKASGFGGTGIYLKLPGLTQTRIVNSYMDYTNIVAEDPVQLHISSSFFLGDAKIVLKSIKGIVNGLNIVDNMFSGSNHGDEIVKLDTSISPFKQIDQVFVARNVVNGMNLKATSAMISLHGNGTSWIADFNKILIFPNLIRNVQYSLSASGNTFPNHALRNVSHNFVVIETSEAVTANVFVKVDQGITS; encoded by the exons ATGAAAACCACAATGGCAAGAATAAGTCCATTGTGGCTCATGCTTCTGATCATGCCTTGTTTCTTTGTAACTTATGCTTATAAAGTTAAATTACCTTTAAGGACTATTTCTGGTGGAACTCATCATGATGCAATGCTTCAATTAACTGCATTCAAAGTCTCTTTTGCCGAACATAATTCTATTGCTTCACCACCATCTTCATTCTCACCCTCTCCTAGCCCTTCTCCTATGCCGTCACAG GATCTGAAGAAATCACATGAGTACCTTGTGACATTATATGGTGCCGATCCAACAGGAAATTCAGATAGCACTGATGCACTTCTTGCTGCCATAGCTGATGCTGCAAAAGGTCCAAGTAAAGGGTTTTTGATGAATGGCATAATTGACCTTGGAGGTGCTCAAATTAATCTTCAAGGTGGAAATTACTTGATCAGCAAACCTTTGCATTTTCCAATGGCTGGTGTTGGAAATCTCATG ATACATGGAGGAACAATAAAAGCCTCAAACAATTTTCCATCAAACAAAAATCTAATTGATTTGTCAAATTTTGGTTCAACCTCACCCTCTTACAATTATGAGTACATAACACTCAAGGATCTCTTTCTAGACTCAAACTTCAAAGGTGGAGgaatttcaatcacaaattcACTAAGAATCAACATAGACAATTGTTACATCACACATTTCATCACAAATGGAATTTTAGTCCAAAGTGGTCATGAAACATACATTAGAAACACTTTCATTGGTCAACACATAACTGCAGGAGGtgacaaaaatgaaagaaaattttcAGGCATTGGAATTAGTCTTCAAGGGAATGATAATGCAATTACTGATGTTGTGATTTTTTCTGCTAATATTGGAATTATGATTACTGGTCAAGCTAACACAATTTCTGGTGTACATTGTTATAATAAAGCTAGTGGATTTGGTGGCACAGGAATTTATTTGAAACTACcag GTTTAACACAAACAAGGATTGTAAATTCTTACATGGATTACACAAACATTGTTGCTGAAGATCCAGTTCAACTTCACATCTCAAGTAGTTTCTTCCTTGGTGATGCAAAAATTGTTCTAAAATCAATCAAAGGCATTGTTAATGGTCTCAACATTGTTGACAACATGTTCTCTGGATCAAATCATGGTGATGAAATTGTGAAACTAGACACATCAATTAGTCCTTTTAAACAAATTGACCAAGTTTTTGTTGCTAGAAATGTTGTGAATGGTATGAATTTAAAGGCTACTTCAGCAATGATATCTTTGCATGGAAATGGAACTTCATGGATTGctgattttaacaaaattttgatttttcctaACCTTATTAGAAATGTTCAATATTCTTTAAGTGCCAGTGGTAATACATTTCCTAATCATGCTCTTAGAAATGTGTCACATAATTTTGTTGTGATTGAAACAAGTGAGGCTGTGACTGCAAATGTTTTTGTCAAAGTAGATCAAGGTATTacaagttga
- the LOC25495410 gene encoding receptor-like protein kinase FERONIA: MKSMINFKTIIITLLYFSISLLHLHAYDPIDRFNLNCGTTGNSTDGQRTWTGDINSKLLSSSQNNPTTISVPKTTQNPSSNKIPYSTARLSHSIFNYSLPVSKGPKFLRLFFYPTTYTNGFNRYDASFTVISNGFTLLKDFNASLNADVEGVVTILKEYVINVGDDQRLDLSFIPSSGNSNNYGFVNGIEVLSMPDYLYYTPPDDPGFSLVGSTVIPAYTIPSNVALETDYRIKAGVQDNSPNIQDIGMLRNWNINDTTYLKSPTARDFVPADITGTMNITVTPDYIAPKDLFKSSRDLGASATLNRLLNLTWEFPVDSGFTYFIRLHFCELDPNITSAGDRVFIVYLQGNVAEELADVMKWTQNQKGLAVQRNYAVLIPKSESNSNKKVNLKIEMHPLDGRGSKFSDPFLNGLEIFKISDVGFKNLAGPNPARSRNIAGTTKIILKMHTTTIIEIIVIYILYIKY; encoded by the exons atgaaatcaaTGATAAACTTTAAAACCATAATCATCACCCTCTTATACTTTTCCATCTCCCTCTTACACCTTCATGCCTACGACCCAATTGACCGTTTTAACCTCAATTGTGGCACAACAGGAAACTCTACCGACGGACAAAGAACATGGACAGGAGACATAAACTCAAAACTTTTGTCATCATCACAAAACAATCCAACAACAATTTCTGttccaaaaacaacacaaaatccTTCTAGCAACAAAATTCCATATTCAACAGCTCGTTTATCACACTCAATATTCAACTATTCTTTACCCGTCAGTAAAGGTCCTAAATTCCTCCGTCTTTTTTTCTACCCTACTACTTATACCAACGGTTTTAACCGTTATGATGCTTCTTTTACCGTTATTTCTAATGGTTTCACACTTCTTAAGGATTTTAATGCTTCATTAAACGCTGATGTTGAAGGTGTTGTTACTATATTGAAAGAATATGTTATTAACGTTGGTGATGATCAAAGGCTTGATTTGAGTTTTATTCCAAGTAGTGGAAATTCTAATAACTATGGTTTTGTTAATGGAATTGAAGTCTTATCCATGCCTGATTATCTCTATTATACACCACCTGATGATCCTGGATTTTCACTTGTGGGGTCCACCGTCATACCAGCATATACTATTCCATCCAACGTTGCACTAGAGACAG ATTACAGAATCAAAGCTGGAGTGCAAGATAACTCACCAAACATTCAAGACATAGGCATGCTGAGAAACTGGAACATCAATGACACAACCTATTTAAAATCACCAACGGCACGTGACTTCGTCCCAGCAGACATAACAGGTACGATGAACATAACTGTAACACCTGATTACATAGCACCAAAAGACCTCTTCAAATCATCACGTGACTTAGGAGCCAGTGCCACTCTTAACAGACTCTTAAACCTAACATGGGAATTCCCCGTTGATTCCGGCTTCACTTACTTCATCAGGCTCCATTTCTGTGAACTCGACCCCAACATAACCAGTGCAGGTGACCGAGTCTTCATCGTTTATTTACAAGGAAATGTGGCTGAAGAACTAGCTGATGTTATGAAATGGACCCAAAATCAGAAAGGTCTTGCAGTGCAACGAAACTACGCAGTTTTGATTCCAAAGAGTGAAAGTAATAGTAACAAAAAAGTTAACCTCAAAATTGAAATGCATCCTCTTGATGGTAGAGGCTCCAAATTTAGTGACCCGTTTTTAAACGGattagaaatttttaaaatcagTGATGTTGGTTTCAAGAATCTTGCTGGACCGAATCCAGCAAGATCAAGGAATATTGCTGGAACGACAAAAATTATACTCAAAATGCATACCACTACAATAATAGAAATAATTGTAATCTATAttctatatattaaatattga
- the LOC25495411 gene encoding receptor-like protein kinase FERONIA — protein sequence MKPLINFKTIIITLLYFSISLVHLQAYDPIEHFTVSCGATGNSTDGQRTWTGDINSKLLSSLQNNPTTISVPKTTQNPSSNKVPYSTARLSHSIFNYSLPVSKGPKFLRLFFYPTTYTNGFNRYDASFTVISNGFTLLKDFNASLNADVEGVVTILKEYVINVGDDQRLDLSFIPSNNNYGFINGIEVLSMPDDLYYTPDPEFSLVGATNTQYNVPTSAALETDYRIRVGVQDNSPNIPDIGMFRNWNINDSTYLRTPTAIDFVPADISGTRNITVTPDYIAPKDLFKSSRDLGTNATLNRLLNLTWEFPVDSGFTYFIRLHFCELDPNITRAGDRVFTIYLQGNVAVEQADVLKWTQNQKGLAVQRNYAVLIPKSESNSNKKVNLTIQMHPFGNGDSRYTKFSDPFLNGLEIFKISEISSKNLAGQNPDPVQNPVQEKNSKKSINGTTIIGVALGVVFGLVLLSIVVFFLYRRKRQTEEKNSKTTKDSKSSTTSKWGPLSFATTTKSTNSNTSLPSDLCRSFSLLEIRAATNNFDELFIVGVGGFGHVYKGYIDNGSTQVAIKRLKPGSQQGENEFINEIDMLSKLRHIHLVSLIGYCNENNEMIIVYDFMAHGTLRDHLYNTENPALSWKQRLQISIGAARGLHYLHTGAKNMIIHRDVKTTNILLDDKWIAKVSDFGLSRIGPMGISKAHVSTVVKGSVGYLDPEYYKRQRLTEKSDVYSFGVVLFEILCARPPLIRTAEKRQVSLADWGRYCHKNGMLGSIVDPSVKWSIAPECLRKFGEIAVSCLLDDGTMRPSMNDVVWMLEFALQLQESAEKREPQAVPHTLGRGNDDVEGDRIDENDNDVFSSGSDVGIVSDFNKTSAVSVSTISTGSTSGDHSYGYNRESVFSEIMDPKAR from the exons ATGAAACCATTGATTAACTTCAAAACCATAATCATCACCCTCTTATACTTTTCCATCTCCCTCGTACACCTTCAAGCTTATGACCCAATTGAACACTTTACCGTCAGTTGTGGCGCAACAGGAAACTCTACCGACGGACAAAGAACATGGACAGGAGACATAAACTCAAAACTTTTGTCATCATTACAAAACAATCCAACAACAATTTCTGttccaaaaacaacacaaaatccTTCTAGCAACAAAGTTCCATATTCAACAGCTCGTTTATCACACTCAATATTCAACTATTCTTTACCCGTCAGTAAAGGTCCTAAATTCCTCCGTCTTTTTTTCTACCCTACTACTTATACCAACGGTTTTAACCGTTATGATGCTTCTTTTACCGTTATTTCTAATGGTTTCACACTTCTTAAGGATTTTAATGCTTCATTAAACGCTGATGTTGAAGGTGTTGTTACTATATTGAAAGAATATGTTATTAACGTTGGTGATGATCAAAGGCTTGATTTGAGTTTTATTccaagtaataataattatggTTTTATTAATGGAATTGAAGTCTTATCCATGCCTGATGATCTATATTATACACCTGATCCTGAATTTTCACTTGTGGGGGCCACTAATACACAGTACAATGTTCCTACTAGTGCTGCACTTGAGACAG ATTACAGGATCAGAGTTGGAGTGCAAGATAACTCACCAAACATTCCAGACATAGGCATGTTCAGAAACTGGAACATCAATGACTCAACCTATTTAAGAACACCAACAGCAATTGACTTTGTCCCAGCAGACATATCAGGTACGAGGAATATCACTGTAACACCTGATTACATAGCACCAAAAGACCTCTTCAAATCATCACGTGACTTAGGAACCAATGCTACTCTCAACAGACTCTTGAACCTAACATGGGAATTCCCCGTTGATTCCGGCTTCACTTACTTCATCAGGCTCCATTTTTGTGAACTCGACCCCAACATAACTCGTGCAGGTGATAGAGTCTTCACTATTTATTTACAAGGAAATGTGGCTGTAGAACAAGCTGATGTTTTGAAATGGACACAAAATCAAAAAGGTCTTGCTGTGCAACGAAACTACGCAGTTTTGATTCCAAAGAGTGAAAGTAATAGTAACAAAAAAGTTaacctaacaattcaaatgCATCCTTTTGGTAATGGTGATAGTCGATACACAAAATTCAGTGACCCTTTTTTAAATGGccttgaaattttcaaaatcagtGAGATCAGTTCGAAGAATCTAGCTGGACAGAATCCTGATCCGGTTCAGAATCCGGTTCAAGAGAAGAATAGCAAAAAAAGCATAAATGGAACGACAATAATTGGCGTTGCTTTAGGAGTTGTATTTGGTTTAGTTTTACTTTCCATTGTCGTTTTCTTCCTTTACAGAAGAAAACGACAAACAGAAGAGAAAAACTCTAAAACCACAAAAGATTCGAAGTCTTCGACGACTTCAAAGTGGGGTCCATTGTcatttgcaacaacaacaaaatcaacaaattcaaACACATCTCTACCATCGGATCTCTGCCGGAGCTTCTCCCTTCTAGAGATTCGTGCTGCCACAAACAACTTCGACGAACTCTTCATTGTCGGAGTTGGAGGATTCGGCCATGTGTACAAAGGCTACATTGACAATGGTTCAACACAGGTTGCAATAAAACGGCTTAAACCGGGTTCACAACAAGGTGAAAATGAGTTCATCAATGAAATCGACATGCTCTCGAAGCTTCGTCATATTCATCTTGTTTCTTTGATTGGTTACTGCAACGAAAACAACGAAATGATCATTGTCTACGATTTCATGGCGCATGGAACTTTACGTGATCATCTTTATAATACTGAGAATCCTGCTTTATCGTGGAAACAAAGGTTGCAAATTTCAATTGGAGCGGCACGTGGGTTACACTACCTTCATACTGGTGCAAAGAACATGATTATTCACCGTGACGTGAAAACGACAAATATTCTGTTAGATGATAAATGGATAGCAAAGGTTTCCGATTTTGGGCTTTCGAGGATTGGGCCTATGGGTATTTCAAAAGCCCATGTTAGTACGGTTGTTAAAGGGAGTGTTGGGTATTTAGACCCGGAGTATTATAAACGTCAGCGTTTGACCGAGAAATCTGATGTTTACTCTTTTGGTGTTGTTTTGTTCGAGATACTGTGCGCAAGACCACCACTGATTAGAACCGCTGAAAAGAGACAGGTGTCGCTCGCTGATTGGGGGAGATATTGTCATAAAAATGGGATGTTGGGGAGTATTGTGGACCCGTCGGTGAAGTGGAGTATAGCACCGGAGTGTTTGAGGAAATTCGGGGAGATTGCAGTTAGTTGTTTGTTGGATGATGGAACCATGAGACCGTCGATGaatgatgttgtttggatgttGGAGTTTGCCTTGCAGTTACAAGAGAGTGCGGAAAAGCGTGAGCCTCAGGCTGTTCCGCACACTCTTGGTCGTGGGAATGATGACGTGGAAGGTGATAGAATAGATGAAAATGATAATGACGTGTTTAGTAGTGGGTCCGATGTAGGAATTGTTTCCGATTTTAACAAGACTAGTGCAGTGAGTGTGAGTACTATAAGTACCGGAAGTACTAGTGGAGATCATAGCTATGGTTATAACAGAGAAAGTGTTTTTTCTGAAATTATGGATCCAAAAGCACGTTGA
- the LOC25495412 gene encoding phenolic glucoside malonyltransferase 1, with product MAQQESSSKVVEVFNIEPFHEPTKPSQSPTSLPLTFFDLLWLRFPPVERLFFYEFTNSPTFFYETLLPNLKHSLSLTLQHFLPLAGNIIWPSDSSKPIINYVKGDFVSFNVVESKESFKNLSSNQCEALKRHHLIPLLNTSHEKASLISIQITLFPNNGFCIGISSHHAALDGKSSTTFMKSWSYIACSNSNLDSSFLSLPENLTPFFDRSLIEDHHSGIEISEAYVDALMKLGGPNNKSLKVWDFFGAAKNDAIKSLFELTPSNIQKLKDYAKNEMKMNVTNLSTFSVTCAYVLACLAKAEQPKAEEVVFIFSVDSRARLEPSISPMYFGNCVTGQKVVLETKKLVGKDGFLSALEGMNEALNKVKNDGVLNGAKDWLATMFNGKKDAKIYSIAGSPRFEVYSIDFGFGKPKKVDMTSTDKTGAFSISESRNNNGGIEIGLALGKEEMEAFSTLFVQGLESI from the coding sequence ATGGCACAACAAGAATCATCATCCAAAGTTGTTGAAGTATTCAATATTGAACCATTTCATGAACCAACAAAACCTTCTCAATCACCAACCTCACTTCCACTCACATTCTTTGATCTTCTATGGTTAAGATTTCCACCAGTTGAACGTCTTTTCTTCTATGAATTCACAAACTCACCCACTTTTTTCTATGAAACTCTTCTTCCAAATCTCAAACACTCACTTTCACTCACACTTCAACACTTTCTCCCTCTTGCTGGTAACATAATTTGGCCTAGTGATTCATCCAAACCAATCATAAACTATGTTAAGGGAGATTTTGTTTCCTTCAATGTTGTTGAGTCCAAAGAAAGTTTCAAAAATCTTTCTTCTAATCAATGTGAAGCTTTAAAAAGGCATCATTTGATACCCCTTTTGAACACTTCACATGAAAAAGCTTCTTTGATTTCAATACAAATCACTTTGTTTCCAAACAATGGTTTTTGCATTGGAATATCATCACACCATGCTGCTTTAGATGGAAAATCTTCCACCACTTTTATGAAATCATGGTCCTATATTGCATGCTCTAATTCTAACCTTgattcatcttttttatctttACCTGAAAACCTAACCCCTTTTTTTGATAGATCATTGATAGAAGATCATCATAGTGGAATTGAAATTAGTGAAGCATATGTTGATGCTTTGATGAAACTTGGTGGACCAAATAATAAAAGTCTCAAGGTTTGGGATTTTTTCGGTGCCGCGAAAAACGATGCAATTAAAAGCTTATTTGAATTGACTCCTTCAAATATTCAAAAGCTTAAAGATTatgcaaaaaatgaaatgaaaatgaatgttACAAACTTGTCTACTTTTTCAGTTACATGTGCTTATGTGCTAGCATGTTTAGCAAAAGCTGAGCAACCTAAGGCTGAAGAAGTGGTTTTCATATTTAGTGTGGATTCTAGAGCTAGATTAGAGCCTTCAATTTCTCCTATGTATTTTGGAAATTGTGTTACAGGCCAAAAGGTTGTTCTTGAGACAAAGAAATTAGTTGGAAAAGATGGATTTTTAAGTGCTTTAGAAGGGATGAATGAAGCTTTGAATAAGGTAAAAAATGATGGTGTGTTGAATGGAGCTAAAGATTGGTTAGCTACTATGTTCAATGGTAAAAAGGATGCTAAAATTTACTCTATTGCTGGATCACCAAGGTTTGAGGTTTATAGTATTGATTTTGGATTTGGAAAGCCTAAAAAAGTTGATATGACTTCAACTGATAAAACAGGAGCATTTTCTATTAGTGAAAGTAGGAATAACAATGGTGGAATTGAGATTGGTTTGGCTTTAGGTAAGGAAGAAATGGAAGCTTTTTCTACCCTCTTTGTTCAAGGACTTGAATCCATTTAA